From the genome of Leptotrichia trevisanii DSM 22070, one region includes:
- a CDS encoding Abi family protein, which yields MDKPFKTFKEQVEILNGENGGKLRVKTDDETIYCLMRYNYYSIINFYKEPFLKGKDLNGNDIYKLGVHFNHLKALYDFDKSLRMLFFDVLTQLERAFKTAIAYYYSECYTNKESYLELNNYYVGVRNENIHLISHLVKKLNFLRNNKSNSIIKHYSTTKDNIPFWIVINFFTFGEMSRFYLILENRVQNKIISHFRNLYKNEYTNLPKLNNNFIKTFLRASSLFRNIAAHNERMYDFSSKNIVNINNIIGITNNKKQKLFTIYEGLKLFLSKEEYESLTKKLRELLSLLELKLKDIDINDILYKMDFPKDWHK from the coding sequence ATGGATAAGCCATTTAAAACTTTTAAGGAACAAGTTGAGATTTTAAATGGAGAAAACGGAGGTAAATTACGGGTAAAAACTGATGATGAAACAATTTATTGTTTAATGAGGTATAATTATTATTCCATTATAAATTTTTATAAAGAACCTTTTTTAAAAGGGAAAGATTTAAACGGAAATGATATTTATAAATTGGGAGTTCATTTTAATCATTTGAAAGCATTGTATGATTTTGATAAAAGTTTGAGAATGTTGTTTTTTGATGTTTTGACACAATTGGAAAGAGCTTTTAAAACGGCAATTGCATATTATTATTCAGAATGTTATACAAATAAAGAAAGTTATTTGGAACTTAATAATTATTACGTTGGAGTTAGAAATGAAAATATACATCTTATTTCACATTTAGTAAAAAAACTAAATTTTTTAAGAAATAACAAAAGCAATAGTATAATAAAGCATTATAGTACAACAAAAGACAATATACCATTTTGGATAGTAATTAATTTTTTTACATTTGGAGAAATGAGCAGATTTTATTTGATTTTGGAAAATAGAGTACAAAATAAAATAATAAGTCATTTTAGAAATTTGTATAAAAATGAGTACACAAATTTACCTAAATTAAATAATAATTTTATAAAAACTTTTTTACGGGCAAGTTCATTATTTAGAAACATAGCAGCACATAATGAAAGAATGTACGATTTTTCATCAAAAAATATTGTAAATATAAATAATATTATAGGTATAACAAATAATAAGAAACAAAAATTATTTACGATATACGAAGGACTTAAATTATTTTTATCAAAAGAAGAATATGAAAGTCTAACAAAAAAGTTACGAGA
- the nrdI gene encoding class Ib ribonucleoside-diphosphate reductase assembly flavoprotein NrdI, which translates to MYIYYDSKTGNVERFIKKMQVQRPDWHFIKIEPTMTIENEGHFLTFTTKIGEIPATTDEFLQNENNSKLLKSVSSSGNRNWGQFFALAADKIQQKYGIPVLMKFELSGTSTEVENYIDYLENN; encoded by the coding sequence ATGTATATATATTACGATTCAAAAACAGGAAATGTAGAAAGATTTATAAAAAAAATGCAAGTACAACGCCCAGACTGGCATTTTATCAAAATAGAACCGACAATGACAATCGAAAACGAAGGACATTTCCTAACTTTCACAACAAAAATCGGAGAAATTCCAGCAACAACAGATGAATTTCTACAAAATGAAAACAACAGTAAACTATTAAAATCAGTAAGTTCCAGCGGAAACAGAAACTGGGGACAATTTTTCGCACTAGCAGCTGATAAAATTCAGCAAAAATACGGAATTCCAGTATTGATGAAATTTGAGCTGTCGGGAACAAGTACGGAAGTGGAAAATTATATAGATTATTTGGAAAATAATTAA
- a CDS encoding thioredoxin domain-containing protein, with product MKKIIKFEKNDCNPCAMVSDLLDKKGVEYERINPFDNPEIAVKYKVRSVPTVILFEENEEIKRTIGFKPEEINEIISMM from the coding sequence ATGAAAAAAATAATAAAATTTGAAAAAAATGACTGCAATCCATGTGCAATGGTGTCAGACTTATTAGATAAAAAAGGTGTGGAATACGAAAGAATAAACCCTTTCGATAATCCAGAAATAGCTGTAAAATATAAAGTAAGAAGCGTACCAACAGTAATTCTATTTGAAGAAAATGAAGAAATAAAAAGAACAATCGGTTTCAAGCCAGAAGAAATCAATGAAATCATCTCGATGATGTAA
- the metH gene encoding methionine synthase: MLTNQYKNSYNLLQNDLKNRILLLDGAMGTMIQQENLTADDFGGEKYEGCNDYLVLQKPEIIKNIHKRYLEAGSDIIETNSFGALDIVLKDYDLEDKVFEMNKAAAELANEAIAEYKNEHPEVTRNLYVAGALGPSNKSISVTGGVTFEELIHTYYTAVSGLLSGGVDLILFETIQDTRNLKAAYLGLKKAMEENYTVPLMLSFTIESTGTTLAGQTADAFYYAVNHMNPFSVGLNCATGPEFMTQFLKTLNNISNTYISVYPNAGLPNEDGEYEETPDTLSAKIEPFFQNNYLNIVGGCCGTTPEHIQKIKEKSANYSPRVIDENKNFNDVSGLIALEMPKDRPIYVGERTNVIGSRIFKNLIASEKFDEATEVARLQIKGRADVIDICLANPDRNEIADMKAFLDKVAKFAKVPLMIDSTDINVVKEGLTYLQGKGIINSINLEDGEKKFADMAKVIKDFGASVVVGLIDEEGMAVSVEKKLKVARRSYELLTKKYGIDERDIIFDTLVFPVATGDQKYIGSATATIEAIRQIKTEMPNVKTILGVSNISFGLPIAGREVLNTYYMQKAYEAGLDYAIVNTEKVIPMSEISDEEKELSENILFHTDDENVSKFANFYREKKAVQKVVDTSNLTTEEKVSNLVVEGSKKDLTTHLDELLQKYSPIDIINGPLMTGMDEVGKLFNNNDLIVAEVLQSAEVMKASVSHLEQFMEKDESSIKGKVIMATVKGDVHDIGKNLVGIIIGNNGYEVIDLGINTPAEKIREAIIEHKADFLGLSGLLVKSATEMVNTMEVLHEAGIDIPIFVGGAALTEKFTVNKIEPAYKNNIVIYSRDAMTALADLNKMIDEKKFEEFKQYLQKRRDLVTIKDAKKLEQLKVKPTVSDIKDADGTFDFSKVELPKYNFEKIYKPETLNKQIITNIKAKDVFPFVNLQMLIGKHLGMKWIVNNLIEKQDPRTIKLYNEILDIIENGDEYFDIKAIYKFFPVRRKVGERKDDFKIEVLSDDLSTVLETFDFPRQKYGQYLSLNDYVSPDGIDYIGFFVATAGEKSRLVSNELKEKGEFYRGHIVNSIGLELAEATSEYIHKMMRQDVGIIDKDITLNEILNAQYQGNRYSFGYPACPDLSDQRKLFNLLKPERYGISLTEEFMMYPEATVSAIVFSQPFCKYFNM; the protein is encoded by the coding sequence ATGCTGACAAATCAATACAAAAATTCTTACAATTTATTACAAAATGATTTGAAAAATAGAATATTACTGCTGGATGGAGCGATGGGGACGATGATTCAGCAGGAAAATCTAACTGCCGATGACTTTGGCGGGGAAAAATATGAGGGGTGCAACGACTATCTTGTGTTGCAGAAACCTGAGATTATTAAAAATATTCATAAAAGATATCTAGAGGCCGGGAGTGATATTATTGAAACTAACAGTTTCGGGGCTTTGGATATTGTGCTGAAAGATTATGATTTGGAAGATAAGGTTTTTGAGATGAATAAGGCGGCGGCAGAACTTGCAAATGAAGCGATTGCAGAATACAAAAACGAACATCCAGAAGTTACTCGAAATCTTTATGTTGCAGGGGCTTTGGGGCCTTCCAACAAATCCATCAGCGTTACTGGGGGAGTGACTTTTGAAGAGCTTATTCACACCTATTATACAGCTGTTTCAGGGCTTCTGTCTGGTGGAGTTGACTTAATTCTGTTTGAAACAATTCAGGACACGAGAAACTTGAAGGCGGCTTATCTAGGGCTTAAAAAGGCTATGGAAGAAAATTATACTGTGCCGCTAATGCTGTCGTTTACAATTGAAAGTACAGGAACTACACTTGCAGGACAGACTGCGGATGCCTTTTATTACGCTGTAAACCACATGAATCCATTTTCCGTGGGACTGAACTGTGCGACTGGGCCTGAATTTATGACACAGTTTTTAAAAACATTGAATAATATTTCAAATACGTATATTTCGGTTTACCCAAATGCGGGATTACCTAATGAAGATGGAGAATACGAGGAAACTCCAGACACATTGTCAGCAAAAATTGAGCCGTTTTTCCAAAATAATTATTTAAATATTGTTGGAGGGTGCTGTGGAACTACGCCTGAACATATTCAGAAAATTAAGGAAAAAAGTGCAAACTATTCTCCAAGAGTTATTGATGAAAATAAAAATTTTAATGATGTATCAGGGCTAATTGCTCTAGAAATGCCAAAAGATCGTCCAATTTACGTGGGGGAACGTACAAACGTAATCGGTTCACGTATTTTTAAGAACTTAATTGCCAGCGAGAAATTTGACGAGGCGACAGAAGTTGCTAGACTTCAGATTAAGGGACGAGCGGATGTAATTGATATTTGTCTTGCTAATCCTGATAGAAATGAAATTGCCGATATGAAGGCATTTTTAGATAAAGTGGCAAAATTTGCGAAAGTTCCGCTTATGATCGATTCGACTGATATAAATGTTGTTAAAGAAGGACTTACTTACTTGCAGGGGAAAGGAATTATAAATTCAATTAACCTTGAAGACGGGGAAAAGAAATTTGCTGATATGGCAAAAGTTATCAAGGACTTTGGGGCTTCTGTCGTTGTGGGGCTGATTGATGAGGAAGGAATGGCTGTTTCAGTTGAGAAAAAATTGAAAGTTGCCAGAAGAAGTTACGAACTTCTTACGAAAAAATACGGAATTGATGAAAGAGACATAATTTTTGACACATTAGTTTTTCCAGTTGCTACAGGAGATCAGAAGTACATCGGCTCTGCCACAGCAACAATTGAGGCAATTAGACAAATTAAAACTGAAATGCCAAATGTAAAGACAATTTTAGGAGTAAGTAACATTTCATTTGGACTGCCAATTGCTGGAAGGGAAGTTTTAAACACTTACTATATGCAAAAGGCTTATGAAGCTGGACTTGACTATGCGATTGTAAACACTGAAAAAGTTATTCCAATGAGTGAAATTTCAGACGAGGAAAAGGAATTATCAGAAAATATTTTATTTCACACAGATGATGAAAATGTATCAAAATTTGCAAACTTCTACCGTGAGAAAAAAGCCGTTCAAAAAGTTGTCGATACAAGCAATCTAACCACCGAAGAAAAAGTTTCCAATCTAGTTGTCGAAGGAAGTAAAAAAGATTTAACAACGCATCTTGATGAATTACTGCAAAAATATTCTCCAATCGACATCATAAATGGCCCTCTGATGACTGGAATGGACGAAGTCGGAAAATTGTTTAACAATAACGACTTAATCGTTGCCGAAGTTTTGCAAAGTGCGGAAGTTATGAAAGCATCAGTTTCCCATCTGGAACAGTTTATGGAAAAAGACGAATCTTCTATAAAAGGGAAAGTAATTATGGCAACTGTAAAAGGGGATGTTCACGACATTGGAAAAAATCTGGTTGGGATAATCATTGGAAATAACGGTTACGAAGTAATTGACTTGGGAATAAATACGCCTGCTGAAAAAATCCGTGAAGCAATTATTGAGCATAAGGCTGATTTCCTGGGACTTTCTGGACTTCTTGTAAAATCTGCTACAGAAATGGTGAATACTATGGAAGTTCTACATGAAGCCGGTATTGATATTCCAATATTTGTGGGAGGTGCGGCACTTACAGAGAAATTCACTGTAAATAAAATTGAGCCTGCCTACAAAAATAATATCGTAATTTACTCAAGAGATGCAATGACAGCTCTTGCTGACTTGAACAAAATGATTGATGAGAAAAAATTTGAAGAATTTAAGCAATATTTGCAAAAACGTAGAGATCTTGTAACGATTAAAGATGCCAAAAAACTTGAACAGCTAAAAGTTAAGCCAACGGTAAGTGATATTAAGGATGCTGATGGAACATTTGACTTTTCAAAAGTTGAGCTGCCAAAATATAATTTTGAAAAAATTTACAAGCCTGAAACATTAAATAAACAAATTATAACAAATATAAAAGCAAAGGATGTATTTCCATTTGTAAACTTACAAATGCTAATTGGAAAACATCTGGGAATGAAATGGATTGTAAATAATCTAATTGAAAAGCAGGATCCTAGAACAATAAAATTGTACAATGAAATTTTGGATATTATTGAAAATGGTGATGAATACTTTGATATAAAGGCTATTTACAAATTTTTCCCTGTACGCCGAAAAGTTGGTGAAAGAAAAGATGACTTCAAAATTGAAGTTTTATCAGATGACTTGTCAACTGTTCTGGAAACATTTGATTTCCCAAGACAAAAATATGGACAGTATTTATCATTAAATGATTACGTAAGTCCAGATGGAATCGACTACATCGGATTCTTTGTCGCAACCGCAGGAGAAAAATCAAGACTTGTTTCAAATGAATTAAAGGAAAAAGGTGAATTTTACAGAGGACATATTGTAAATTCCATAGGACTGGAACTTGCCGAAGCAACATCTGAATACATTCACAAAATGATGCGTCAGGATGTAGGAATTATCGACAAGGACATTACCTTAAACGAAATTCTAAATGCCCAGTATCAAGGAAACCGTTACTCTTTTGGCTACCCAGCCTGCCCAGACTTGAGCGATCAAAGGAAACTATTCAATTTGTTAAAACCTGAAAGATATGGAATCTCATTAACGGAAGAATTTATGATGTACCCAGAAGCCACAGTAAGTGCAATTGTGTTTTCACAGCCATTCTGTAAATATTTTAATATGTAG
- the nrdE gene encoding class 1b ribonucleoside-diphosphate reductase subunit alpha, translating to MVDKRAKKWIYLNNEIMVKKGEDFQLEKDKEAVYSYFVDYVNKNTVFFHNLEEKMRYLIKNDYYIDFYEMYSHDEIKEVFKLVYDKKFRFASFMSASKFYQSYALMDDSGEKFLERYEDRVATVSLYLAQGNVEKAKEYALMLINQEYQPATPTFLNSGKKRSGELVSCFLDEMGDNLSGIGYVFDSSMKLSSIGGGVAINLSKIRARGESIKGVEGRASGVLPIMKILEDIFSYANQLGQRAGAGAVYLNVFHSDINEFLDSKKINVDEKIRIKSLSIGVIVPDKFMQLAMEDEVCYTFNPHTVFLEYGQYLDEMDMNEMYEKLVDNPNVKKKKINARELLVKISQTQKESGYPYLFFKDNANREHALKEIGTVKFSNLCTEICQLSEVSDINAYYEKDTIRRGISCNLGSLNIATVMENKRIKEATKAAIDSLTMVSDLTNIDIVPSIKKANDELHSVGLGAMNLHGYLAKNFIMYESKEALDFCNVFFMMVNFYSLERSMEIAKEKGETFKDFEKSEYANGNYFDKYITKEYMPQTEKIKQLFEGIYIPTKEDWANLKEQVMKHGVYNAYRMAIAPNQSTSYIMNSTASVMPVVDTIEVREYGDSTTFYPMPYLTNDNYFFYKSAYDMDQKNILKLISVIQRHVDQGISTILYTKSTDSTRDLARLYIYAHRLGLKSLYYTRTRKATIEECISCSV from the coding sequence ATGGTAGATAAAAGAGCAAAAAAATGGATATACTTAAATAACGAGATAATGGTAAAAAAAGGGGAGGATTTTCAGCTTGAGAAAGATAAGGAGGCTGTTTATTCGTATTTTGTGGATTATGTGAATAAGAATACGGTGTTTTTTCACAATCTTGAGGAAAAGATGAGATATTTGATAAAGAATGATTATTATATTGATTTTTATGAGATGTATAGCCACGATGAAATAAAGGAAGTATTTAAGCTGGTTTATGATAAAAAGTTCAGGTTTGCTTCGTTTATGAGTGCATCGAAATTTTATCAAAGTTATGCTTTGATGGATGATTCTGGGGAGAAGTTTTTGGAAAGATATGAAGACAGGGTTGCGACAGTTTCGCTTTATTTGGCACAGGGAAATGTTGAAAAGGCAAAAGAGTACGCTTTGATGTTGATAAATCAAGAATATCAGCCTGCTACGCCTACTTTCTTAAATTCTGGAAAAAAACGTTCTGGGGAGCTTGTTTCTTGCTTCCTTGATGAAATGGGAGATAATTTGAGCGGAATTGGATATGTTTTTGATTCTTCAATGAAACTTTCTTCAATTGGTGGAGGAGTTGCGATTAACCTCTCTAAAATCAGGGCAAGAGGAGAGTCAATAAAAGGTGTGGAAGGTAGAGCTTCTGGAGTCTTACCGATTATGAAGATTCTAGAAGATATTTTTTCGTATGCAAATCAGTTAGGACAAAGAGCTGGAGCTGGAGCGGTTTATTTGAATGTTTTTCATTCTGACATTAATGAATTTTTGGATAGTAAAAAGATAAATGTAGATGAAAAAATCAGAATAAAATCATTATCAATCGGAGTTATTGTTCCAGACAAGTTTATGCAGTTGGCAATGGAAGATGAAGTTTGCTACACGTTCAATCCACACACAGTATTCCTTGAATATGGGCAATATCTGGATGAAATGGATATGAACGAAATGTATGAAAAACTGGTTGATAATCCAAATGTTAAAAAGAAAAAAATAAACGCAAGGGAACTTCTTGTAAAAATTTCTCAAACGCAAAAGGAAAGCGGATATCCATATTTATTCTTTAAAGATAATGCGAATAGGGAGCATGCATTGAAAGAAATTGGGACGGTTAAATTCTCAAATCTTTGCACCGAAATATGCCAATTATCAGAAGTTTCAGACATTAACGCATATTATGAGAAAGATACAATAAGACGTGGAATTTCATGTAATCTGGGTTCATTAAATATTGCAACTGTAATGGAAAATAAGAGAATAAAAGAAGCTACAAAAGCAGCGATTGACTCACTTACAATGGTATCAGACTTAACAAACATTGATATTGTTCCGTCAATAAAAAAAGCAAACGATGAGCTGCACTCAGTAGGGTTGGGAGCAATGAACCTGCACGGATACTTGGCTAAAAACTTTATTATGTATGAAAGCAAGGAAGCACTTGACTTCTGTAACGTATTCTTCATGATGGTAAACTTCTATTCATTGGAACGTTCGATGGAAATTGCAAAGGAAAAAGGTGAAACTTTCAAGGACTTTGAAAAATCTGAATATGCCAACGGAAACTACTTTGACAAATATATCACAAAAGAATACATGCCACAAACAGAAAAAATAAAACAGCTATTTGAAGGAATCTACATCCCAACAAAAGAAGACTGGGCAAACCTAAAAGAGCAAGTAATGAAACACGGAGTCTACAACGCCTACCGAATGGCAATCGCCCCAAACCAGTCAACATCCTACATAATGAACTCGACAGCCTCAGTAATGCCAGTAGTTGACACAATCGAAGTAAGAGAATACGGAGACAGTACAACATTCTACCCAATGCCGTACCTGACAAACGACAACTACTTCTTCTATAAGTCAGCATACGATATGGATCAAAAAAATATCTTGAAACTAATTTCTGTAATTCAAAGACACGTGGATCAAGGAATTTCGACTATCTTGTATACAAAGAGTACGGACAGCACAAGAGATTTGGCTAGACTTTATATTTATGCACATAGGCTGGGGTTGAAGTCGCTTTATTATACTAGAACGAGAAAGGCTACGATTGAGGAGTGTATAAGTTGTTCGGTGTAA